Sequence from the Bacillota bacterium genome:
AGCCACGCCAGTCTCGACAGCATCACTACGGGGTTCTCAGCGCGGGCACAAGAAGCGCATAAGACGCCGCCGGACCCGGGTTGAAAGCCAATCTTCTCACCGTCTACCGGCTTCGCGCAACGGGTGCAGGTTTCCAGTACGGGAGCGTATCCCTGCTGGAGCAGGACGGCGTTCTCCAGAAGACACAGAGTCCACATGGGATGGTCGCTGGTCTCCAGTGCGTCCAGAGTGTTCGACAACAGTTCAAACAGCTCCTCATCGGGCACGTTCTCTTCCAGCAAACAGTCCACCAGCTCGCAGGCGTAAATGGCAGCAGTGGCGTTGACCAGCAAGCGATGCAACCGCGCTCGCGCCCGTTCGACAGATGCCTGGGTAACTATCCAGAAAGTCTTGCCCTGAGCAAGGTGGAAC
This genomic interval carries:
- the recO gene encoding DNA repair protein RecO, producing the protein MPPVNVQAIVLRRRPLGEADKVLTLFTREMGKLSAIAKGARKPTSKLAGATETCVRARFHLAQGKTFWIVTQASVERARARLHRLLVNATAAIYACELVDCLLEENVPDEELFELLSNTLDALETSDHPMWTLCLLENAVLLQQGYAPVLETCTRCAKPVDGEKIGFQPGSGGVLCASCARAENPVVMLSRLAWLTWRVVNAGGEAHFPGEAAAGELERAVHLHLRYHLDREMKSTQVIWQLRQELSGGEVC